CCTTTGCGCGCCGCCGCCGCGAGGCCGCTGACGATGGTCACCGGGGTGGAAATCACCAATGCACATGGGCAGGCGACCACCAGCAGCACCAGCGCGCGGTAGATCCAGTCGAACCAAGCGGCGCCCATGAACAACGGTGGAATGATCGCCACAGCCAAGGCAAAGACAAACACCACAGGCGTGTAGATTTTCGAGAATTGATCGACGAAGCGCTGGGTCGGCGCTCGTGCACCCTGGGCCTGTTCGACGGCGTGAATGATCCGCGCCAGAGTCGAGTTGTTGGCCGCTGCGGTCACCGTGTATTCCAGCGAACCAGCCTGATTGATGGTGCCGGCGAAAACCTTGTCACCAATGGTTTTTTCAATCGGCAGACTTTCGCCGGTGATCGGTGCCTGGTCGATGGTCGAGCTGCCGCTGACCACGCTGCCGTCCAGCGCAATGCGCTCGCCGGGTTTCACCCGCACGCGGGCGCCGAGTTCGACGCTTTTCACCTCTTGTTCGCGCCAGTTGCCATCGGCCTGCAACACCGTGGCCTGCTCGGGGGTCATCTGCATCAAGCCGCTGATTGCATTGCGCGCGCGATCCAGCGAGCGCGCTTCGATCAGTTCGGCGACGGTGAACAGGAACATCACCATCGCCGCTTCCGGCCACTGGCCGATGAGGACGGCACCGGTCACGGCGATGCTCATCAGCGCATTGATGTTGAGGTTGAGGTTCTTCAGGGCGATCCAGCCCTTTTTATAAGTGCTCAGGCCGCCGCTGAGGATCGACACCAGGGCAACGATTGCCACCACCCAGTCCGGCGCGGCGCTGGTGAAGTGGATGACTTCGGCGGCCAATGCAGTCAGGCCAGACAGCGCCAGCGGCCACCAGTGTTTCTTCACCGGCGGAGCATCTGGCGCTTCGGCGCCCGCCTCCAGCGGTTCGGCACGCATGCCAAGAGATTTGATCGCTGCGGTGATTGGCTCGGTGCCCGGCAGGTTATGGGTGACGCCGAGTACGCGGTTGATCAGGTTGAATTCCAGTTGCTGCACGCCGGCCATTTTGCCGAGCTTGTTCTGGATCAACGTCTGCTCGGTCGGGCAATCCATCGCCTCGATGCGGAAAGTGCTCAGTCGCGCATCGGCGCTGGTCGTTTCGCTCAACTGCACCAAGGCAGGTGCGGCGGCTTTCGACGAGCAACAGGAATCTTCGTGCGAATGAACCGGGGCCGGCGCAGCTTTCGAGGCGCAGCAGGAATCGCCGCCGTGCTCATGTTTGTGCACTGGCT
This window of the Pseudomonas fluorescens genome carries:
- a CDS encoding heavy metal translocating P-type ATPase — its product is MSDSLHTHKPGDGHDHGHKLQPVHKHEHGGDSCCASKAAPAPVHSHEDSCCSSKAAAPALVQLSETTSADARLSTFRIEAMDCPTEQTLIQNKLGKMAGVQQLEFNLINRVLGVTHNLPGTEPITAAIKSLGMRAEPLEAGAEAPDAPPVKKHWWPLALSGLTALAAEVIHFTSAAPDWVVAIVALVSILSGGLSTYKKGWIALKNLNLNINALMSIAVTGAVLIGQWPEAAMVMFLFTVAELIEARSLDRARNAISGLMQMTPEQATVLQADGNWREQEVKSVELGARVRVKPGERIALDGSVVSGSSTIDQAPITGESLPIEKTIGDKVFAGTINQAGSLEYTVTAAANNSTLARIIHAVEQAQGARAPTQRFVDQFSKIYTPVVFVFALAVAIIPPLFMGAAWFDWIYRALVLLVVACPCALVISTPVTIVSGLAAAARKGILVKGGVYLEGGFKLDYLALDKTGTITHGKPVQTDYLSLEPTADATAPAIAAALAGRSDHPVSLAIANAAVDKNFAAFSVDNFAALSGRGVKGDINGQTYHLGNHRLVEELGLCSPQLEEKLFALEKQGKSVVLLLDSSGPLALFAVADTVKETSREAIRQLHELGVKTLMLTGDNVHTAQAIAAQVGIDEARGDLLPTDKLQAIEDLYKQGHRVGMVGDGINDAPALARAEIGFAMAAAGTDTAIETADVALMDDDLRKIPAFISLSRNTASILKQNIALALVIKAIFLAVTFAGLATMWMAVFADMGVSLLVVFNGLRLLRK